The proteins below come from a single Aegilops tauschii subsp. strangulata cultivar AL8/78 chromosome 6, Aet v6.0, whole genome shotgun sequence genomic window:
- the LOC109752306 gene encoding agamous-like MADS-box protein AGL80, giving the protein MARKKVDLRYIRNDSTRLNTLKKRTKNLMKKASEVATLCNAKACVLVYGEGTMVPEVFPSHAEAVAILNQFKSIPEVPQLKKTMDQETILSKRLVQLRHQVEKIRREREDREARILLHKAMVSGHLPGNIEELTTMEWKLELILKSLGERITKRSGQPPVYQAQAPYVTGGMDMRSSMYQALQQ; this is encoded by the coding sequence ATGGCTCGCAAGAAGGTGGACCTCCGGTACATCCGCAATGACTCGACGCGGCTCAATACCTTGAAGAAGCGTACCAAGAACCTGATGAAGAAGGCCAGTGAGGTGGCCACATTGTGCAACGCCAAGGCCTGCGTGCTGGTGTATGGTGAGGGCACAATGGTGCCAGAGGTGTTCCCATCCCATGCCGAGGCGGTGGCTATCCTGAATCAGTTCAAGAGCATACCGGAGGTGCCACAGCTAAAGAAGACGATGGACCAGGAGACCATTCTTAGCAAGCGCCTTGTACAACTCCGACATCAGGTAGAGAAGATTAGGCGCGAGCGCGAGGACCGTGAGGCCAGGATTCTCTTGCACAAGGCCATGGTCAGCGGACACCTCCCAGGAAACATCGAGGAGCTCACAACCATGGAATGGAAGTTGGAGTTAATCCTCAAGAGCCTGGGGGAGCGCATCACGAAAAGAAGTGGGCAGCCGCCAGTCTACCAAGCCCAGGCACCATATGTCACTGGCGGCATGGACATGAGGTCTTCAATGTATCAGGCGTTGCAGCAGTAG